The following are from one region of the Rosistilla carotiformis genome:
- a CDS encoding coiled-coil domain-containing protein, with the protein MSGPKVVDVRAIRAAQEREFRKLRHQIEKQFRKTEAMLEATENETLRRVFDSLTASLTRLDADREATALPRSLDAILDQANATLESALQLKSNIEEQRVASVAERLARQRSIEDAIAATVLRLETANLATMKANLLAKPDEFQLQIALDALATESQRQADADLQDVTDSLAGSHGTISVTDWLAAQPAEKSSADERLEQLAAKVCVLDGLGDASPWLTRIAEVRQIDDAARQRLQTDSLIIQLGEELDRRRGLERRAELLDALDAELAAFDTYADSLRQQIERARGDETADIAELQAEVAAWTEAEAKRIDRDASRAAILSVLQSMGYDVRESMATGWAEDGKVVVQAPGSQDYAVELSTVAGDRLKTQLVRFGEPGSSNAMQQQRDVEMETTWCKSHAEVLGALDRRGLETKVLTARPIGSTPIAVIPKTDERRSQIETTVKHQERHQQPKRP; encoded by the coding sequence ATGAGTGGTCCCAAAGTTGTCGATGTTCGGGCGATCCGAGCCGCTCAAGAACGCGAGTTTCGCAAGCTGCGACATCAAATCGAAAAACAGTTTCGCAAGACCGAAGCGATGCTTGAAGCCACCGAGAACGAGACGCTTCGCCGAGTCTTCGATTCGTTGACCGCTTCGCTAACGCGCCTTGACGCCGACCGGGAAGCGACGGCATTGCCGCGATCCTTGGATGCGATACTCGATCAAGCAAACGCAACGTTGGAATCGGCGTTGCAATTGAAATCGAATATCGAAGAACAACGTGTCGCCTCGGTTGCCGAGCGTCTAGCTCGGCAGCGTTCGATCGAGGACGCAATCGCAGCGACGGTCTTGCGGCTCGAAACGGCAAACCTCGCGACGATGAAAGCGAATCTGTTGGCCAAGCCGGACGAGTTCCAATTGCAGATCGCATTGGACGCGTTGGCTACGGAATCGCAGCGGCAAGCTGACGCCGATTTGCAAGACGTCACCGATTCTTTGGCGGGATCACATGGAACGATTTCGGTCACCGATTGGCTCGCGGCGCAACCGGCTGAAAAATCGTCGGCGGACGAACGGTTGGAACAACTGGCGGCGAAGGTCTGCGTTCTCGACGGTCTTGGCGATGCTTCGCCATGGCTGACGCGGATCGCGGAAGTTCGCCAAATCGACGACGCCGCTCGACAGCGATTACAGACCGATTCGTTGATCATCCAGCTGGGCGAAGAACTCGATCGGCGGCGAGGGTTGGAACGACGGGCCGAGCTTCTCGACGCGTTGGACGCGGAACTGGCTGCGTTCGACACCTACGCGGATTCGCTGCGGCAACAGATCGAGCGTGCTCGCGGAGACGAAACTGCGGACATCGCCGAATTGCAAGCCGAAGTCGCCGCGTGGACCGAAGCGGAAGCGAAGCGGATCGATCGGGATGCGAGTCGCGCGGCGATCCTGTCGGTCCTGCAATCGATGGGCTACGACGTCCGCGAATCGATGGCGACCGGCTGGGCCGAAGATGGCAAGGTCGTCGTCCAGGCTCCGGGCAGCCAAGACTATGCCGTCGAGCTTAGCACGGTCGCTGGCGATCGATTAAAGACACAGCTCGTTCGTTTCGGCGAACCAGGTTCCAGCAACGCCATGCAGCAGCAACGCGATGTTGAAATGGAAACCACGTGGTGCAAGTCGCATGCGGAAGTGCTTGGCGCGCTGGACCGGCGGGGTTTGGAAACGAAGGTGCTCACCGCCCGTCCGATCGGATCGACGCCGATCGCCGTCATCCCCAAGACGGATGAACGGCGATCGCAAATCGAGACAACGGTCAAGCATCAGGAACGACACCAACAACCAAAGCGTCCGTGA
- a CDS encoding peroxiredoxin family protein, producing MQILQKMTMMALIAVLIPATVQAESPAPVQAAKKTLAVGQTAKDFQLKSVGGELSGEVKLSDVNADGKVVVVVLRGFPGKQCPACSAQVGDFVKNASKFAAKNAKVLLIYPGPKSQLDQRAGEFLQGTKLPTPLTFLLDPGYTFTDAYGLRWDAPRETAYPTTLVLDESGEIQFVKISETHRGRASAAEVLEAL from the coding sequence ATGCAAATCTTGCAAAAAATGACGATGATGGCTCTGATTGCGGTTTTGATTCCTGCAACCGTGCAGGCCGAATCGCCCGCCCCCGTGCAGGCCGCCAAGAAAACGCTGGCGGTTGGCCAAACCGCCAAGGACTTTCAACTGAAGTCCGTCGGCGGAGAGCTGTCGGGCGAAGTTAAATTGAGCGACGTGAACGCCGATGGCAAGGTCGTTGTGGTGGTTTTGCGAGGTTTTCCCGGTAAGCAGTGCCCCGCCTGTTCGGCGCAGGTAGGCGATTTTGTCAAAAACGCAAGCAAGTTTGCTGCCAAGAACGCCAAGGTGTTGTTGATCTATCCCGGTCCGAAATCGCAGCTCGATCAACGCGCTGGCGAATTTCTGCAAGGGACCAAGCTTCCCACGCCGCTCACCTTCCTCTTGGATCCAGGCTATACCTTCACCGATGCCTACGGCCTGCGTTGGGACGCGCCGCGCGAGACAGCCTATCCAACGACGCTGGTCCTCGATGAATCGGGCGAGATCCAGTTCGTTAAGATCAGCGAAACCCATCGCGGTCGCGCTTCAGCCGCAGAAGTTCTCGAAGCGCTATAA
- a CDS encoding efflux RND transporter periplasmic adaptor subunit, which produces MVQTVTVASPVTKQIVEWDAYTGRLEAVDFVEIRARVGGYLQSIYFDEGQVVQAGDLLFTIDPRPFQAELNAAKARLRQSQSQLKQTAAMINEAKARALQSEAKLELASLRYKRTQTLTRQSAASQEELDEREAEFLQAKADIEGVQAGISSAEAAHATAEVAIEVAQAGVETAELNLQYTQITAPVTGRISRQYVTEGNLIAGGSSTSSLLTTITSMNPIYCVFDANEQDVLKYSRLARSGERESSRVAKNPVFLGLVDEQGFPHHGHMDFVDNRFDANTASMRARCVFPNEDNLLLPGMFGRIRIPGSAAKQAVLIPDSAIGTDQSTQYVYVVDGDMIKRRAIKTGPIVDGLRVIREGLVGDETLVIEGLLQARPDLKVKTVEGTIEVVEDGLPDDYQPVPPEEWISPTPDKLPVAVASGEVSS; this is translated from the coding sequence ATGGTGCAAACCGTGACCGTGGCATCACCGGTCACGAAACAAATCGTCGAATGGGATGCGTACACCGGCCGGTTGGAAGCAGTCGATTTCGTCGAGATCCGGGCCCGCGTTGGCGGATATCTTCAGTCGATCTATTTTGACGAAGGGCAAGTTGTCCAGGCGGGCGATCTGTTGTTCACGATCGACCCGCGTCCCTTCCAGGCCGAACTCAACGCGGCGAAGGCGCGACTGCGACAATCCCAATCGCAGTTGAAGCAGACCGCAGCGATGATCAACGAGGCGAAGGCTCGCGCGTTGCAGTCCGAAGCCAAGTTGGAGCTTGCCAGTTTGCGATACAAGCGAACGCAAACGCTGACACGACAGAGCGCCGCGTCGCAGGAAGAGCTGGACGAACGCGAAGCCGAATTCCTGCAAGCCAAAGCGGACATCGAAGGCGTTCAGGCAGGAATTAGTTCCGCCGAAGCAGCTCATGCCACCGCCGAGGTCGCGATCGAAGTCGCACAAGCTGGCGTGGAAACAGCGGAGCTGAATCTGCAGTACACCCAAATCACTGCTCCAGTGACCGGACGGATCAGCCGTCAGTATGTCACCGAGGGGAACTTGATCGCCGGTGGTTCGTCGACCTCGTCGCTGCTGACCACGATCACATCGATGAACCCGATCTACTGCGTCTTCGACGCCAACGAACAGGACGTTCTGAAATATTCTCGACTGGCACGATCAGGTGAACGCGAGAGTTCCCGGGTTGCCAAAAATCCGGTTTTCTTAGGTTTGGTCGATGAACAGGGGTTTCCGCATCACGGGCACATGGACTTTGTCGACAACCGATTCGACGCCAACACGGCCAGCATGCGTGCCCGTTGCGTCTTTCCCAACGAAGACAATCTGTTGTTGCCCGGTATGTTCGGCCGGATTCGCATCCCCGGCAGCGCGGCAAAACAAGCGGTTTTGATTCCCGATTCGGCGATTGGTACCGATCAATCGACGCAGTATGTCTATGTGGTTGACGGCGACATGATTAAACGGCGAGCAATTAAGACGGGGCCGATCGTCGACGGGCTGCGGGTCATCCGCGAAGGATTGGTCGGCGATGAAACACTGGTCATCGAAGGCCTGCTGCAAGCACGCCCCGATCTGAAAGTGAAGACCGTCGAAGGAACCATCGAAGTCGTCGAGGACGGACTGCCCGACGATTACCAGCCGGTACCGCCGGAAGAATGGATCTCACCGACTCCCGATAAATTGCCCGTGGCGGTCGCTTCCGGTGAGGTGTCCTCATGA
- a CDS encoding MarR family winged helix-turn-helix transcriptional regulator: MKLQEELHRPIPFVSLQQEALLNLLRIGDQLEVRLSRYFREHGLTLSRFNVLRNLILADRPLTCGEIGDRMIQVVPAITSLVDHLENQGLVQRERCDEDRRVVHVRITKAGRKLADTAMKPLNGMETDLFAKLNSTELKSLIGLAEKVRESFVEYDKLPS; this comes from the coding sequence ATGAAGCTGCAGGAAGAACTCCATCGTCCCATCCCGTTTGTCTCGCTTCAGCAAGAAGCGTTGCTAAACCTGCTGCGCATTGGCGACCAGTTGGAAGTTCGACTGTCTCGTTACTTTCGCGAGCACGGGCTGACGCTATCGCGGTTCAACGTGTTGCGGAATCTGATATTGGCCGACCGGCCGCTGACGTGTGGCGAGATTGGCGATCGGATGATTCAAGTCGTCCCGGCGATCACTTCGCTGGTCGATCACTTGGAAAACCAAGGTCTGGTGCAGCGAGAGCGATGCGATGAAGATCGCCGCGTGGTGCACGTGCGGATCACCAAGGCGGGCCGAAAGCTGGCCGACACAGCGATGAAACCACTCAATGGCATGGAGACGGACCTGTTTGCCAAACTGAATTCGACGGAATTGAAGAGCCTGATTGGGCTAGCGGAAAAGGTAAGGGAATCGTTTGTCGAATACGACAAACTGCCCTCTTAA
- a CDS encoding efflux RND transporter permease subunit, whose translation MKFPHFFIERPIFAAVLSFLIVLVGGITYLTLPVSQYPSVAPPTVLVRATYPGATPQVIADTVATPIEQEMNGVDDMLYMESSSSSDGTMQLTVTFKLGTDVDDAQVLVQNRVSIAETRLPEQVRQIGITTQKQIPDMLMVVHLNSPDNSRDQLYISNFAFLRIRDALMRLDGVGEIRIAGGNEYAMRVWLDIEKMTHVDLTAGDVVAAIRGQNVQVAAGVIGQPPNDDTGDFQLNVTTQGRLIETEEFGDIIVKRGDAGRVTRLRDVARIELGAQDYSRRSYLDGKPAIAVLIYQRPGTNAVDTANEVKRVMAEMGEDFPDGMGYEIAYNPTDYVEESINEVFETLLITTVFVVFTVFLFLHGWRPTIIPVIAIPISLIGTFAVMQFIGVTLNTLSLFGLVLAIGIVVDDAIVVVENVERLIAEGLSPREATHKAMDEVGSALIATTLVLIAVFVPTVFVPGISGQFYQQFALTISISTAISTFVSLTLSPALCALLLRPKGEEKHGLSKLGHVTFGWFARLFNRTFDVTSNAYAAVIGRLVEKSGFAIVLYLVLLVCTGLSFGLVPTGFIPDQDQGYVIVSIRLPDGASLSRTDEVVKRVAEIGGKIDGVAHAVGIAGLSGATFTISPNAAVTFLPLEDAKERAARGRGIHEIVADMRREVSSINEAQIFIIPPPPIRGIGRGGGFKMYVQDRSGAGVEALNEVTGTMLAAANQQPGVAQVFTNLHMNVPQVYADVDRTKAQMLDVPVNNIFEALQIYLGSVYVNDFNFLGRTYRVTAQAEPEFRDDASDILHMRTRSAGGATVSLGSVVNVSQVAGPDRLVRFNLYPAADLNGTTVPGFSTGQSLQTMEELAEELLPPGFGYEWTEIAFQEKQAGNTIVFLFPLAVLFVFLALAAQYESWLLPLAIILIVPLCLLFALVGVWFRDMDNNILTQIGFIVLIGLACKNAILIVEFAKAEEDAGKDRFEAAVAACRLRLRPILMTAFSFILGVVPLLIATGAGYEMRRVLGTAVFGGMLGVTLFGLFLTPVFYVLLRRFGRKRVAETT comes from the coding sequence ATGAAATTCCCTCACTTCTTTATTGAACGACCGATCTTTGCGGCAGTCCTGTCGTTTTTGATCGTATTGGTGGGTGGAATCACCTACCTAACGCTCCCCGTCTCCCAATATCCGAGCGTCGCCCCGCCGACGGTTTTGGTCCGAGCGACCTATCCCGGTGCAACACCGCAAGTGATCGCCGATACCGTGGCGACACCGATCGAACAGGAGATGAATGGCGTCGACGACATGTTGTACATGGAATCGTCGTCCAGCTCCGATGGCACGATGCAGCTGACGGTGACGTTCAAACTCGGCACCGATGTCGATGACGCTCAGGTCCTGGTTCAGAACCGCGTCTCGATCGCGGAGACGCGTTTACCCGAACAGGTTCGCCAGATCGGGATCACGACGCAGAAACAGATTCCCGACATGTTGATGGTCGTTCACTTGAACTCTCCCGACAACAGTCGCGACCAGCTATACATCAGTAACTTCGCCTTCCTCCGGATTCGCGACGCGCTGATGCGGCTGGACGGAGTCGGTGAAATCCGTATCGCGGGCGGTAACGAATACGCGATGCGGGTCTGGCTGGACATCGAAAAGATGACCCACGTCGATCTGACCGCGGGCGACGTCGTGGCGGCGATTCGCGGCCAAAACGTCCAGGTCGCCGCGGGCGTGATCGGGCAGCCGCCGAACGACGACACCGGCGATTTCCAATTGAACGTGACGACTCAAGGACGCTTGATCGAAACCGAAGAATTTGGTGACATCATCGTCAAGCGAGGCGATGCCGGCCGTGTGACTCGGCTACGCGACGTGGCGCGAATCGAACTGGGAGCTCAAGACTATTCGCGGCGCAGCTACCTCGATGGCAAGCCAGCCATCGCCGTTTTGATCTATCAACGCCCTGGAACCAACGCGGTCGACACGGCGAATGAAGTCAAGCGCGTGATGGCGGAAATGGGCGAAGACTTCCCCGACGGAATGGGCTACGAAATCGCCTACAACCCAACCGACTACGTCGAGGAGTCGATCAACGAGGTTTTCGAAACGCTGTTGATCACCACCGTGTTTGTTGTCTTCACGGTCTTCCTGTTCCTGCACGGATGGCGACCGACGATCATTCCCGTGATCGCGATTCCGATCTCTTTGATCGGTACGTTTGCCGTGATGCAGTTCATCGGCGTGACGCTCAACACGTTATCGCTGTTTGGATTGGTGTTGGCGATCGGTATTGTTGTCGACGATGCGATCGTGGTGGTGGAAAACGTAGAACGTCTGATCGCCGAAGGGCTCTCGCCCCGCGAAGCGACACACAAGGCGATGGACGAGGTCGGTTCGGCTCTGATCGCAACGACCCTTGTTTTGATCGCGGTCTTTGTGCCGACGGTCTTTGTGCCGGGAATCAGCGGCCAGTTCTATCAGCAGTTTGCCCTAACGATTTCGATCTCTACCGCGATTTCAACCTTCGTATCGCTGACGCTCAGTCCCGCCCTGTGCGCGCTGTTGTTGCGTCCCAAAGGCGAGGAAAAGCATGGGCTTTCGAAGTTGGGACACGTCACCTTCGGATGGTTCGCTCGCCTGTTCAATCGAACGTTTGATGTCACCAGCAACGCCTACGCCGCCGTGATTGGTCGGCTTGTGGAAAAGAGTGGCTTTGCCATCGTGCTCTATCTTGTTCTGCTGGTTTGTACCGGGCTCAGTTTTGGCTTAGTGCCAACGGGCTTTATTCCGGATCAGGATCAAGGTTATGTGATCGTCAGCATCCGTTTACCCGATGGTGCGTCGTTGTCGCGGACCGATGAAGTGGTCAAACGCGTTGCCGAAATTGGAGGCAAGATCGACGGTGTGGCACACGCTGTCGGTATCGCGGGACTCTCGGGTGCGACATTCACGATCAGTCCCAACGCGGCGGTGACCTTCCTGCCACTTGAAGACGCGAAGGAACGGGCGGCGCGAGGGCGTGGTATCCACGAGATCGTTGCCGACATGCGGCGAGAGGTTTCGAGCATCAACGAAGCTCAGATTTTCATCATCCCGCCGCCGCCTATTCGCGGTATCGGCCGTGGTGGTGGATTTAAGATGTATGTCCAAGACCGCAGCGGCGCGGGTGTCGAAGCGCTGAACGAAGTGACGGGCACGATGTTGGCCGCTGCCAACCAGCAGCCCGGCGTCGCGCAGGTCTTCACCAACCTGCACATGAACGTTCCGCAAGTCTATGCCGACGTCGACCGCACGAAGGCCCAGATGTTGGACGTTCCGGTCAACAACATCTTCGAAGCGCTGCAGATCTATCTCGGATCGGTCTACGTCAACGACTTCAACTTCCTGGGGCGTACCTATCGGGTGACGGCGCAAGCCGAACCGGAATTCCGCGACGATGCCAGCGATATTTTGCACATGCGAACCCGCAGTGCTGGCGGTGCAACCGTTTCGCTGGGTTCGGTCGTGAACGTCTCGCAGGTCGCAGGTCCCGACCGTTTGGTCCGCTTTAATCTCTATCCGGCAGCCGATTTGAACGGCACCACGGTTCCTGGATTCAGTACCGGACAATCGCTGCAAACGATGGAGGAGCTTGCTGAAGAACTGCTTCCGCCGGGCTTCGGTTACGAATGGACCGAAATTGCGTTTCAAGAGAAGCAGGCCGGCAACACGATCGTGTTCCTGTTCCCCTTGGCGGTTTTGTTCGTCTTCCTGGCGTTGGCCGCTCAATACGAGAGCTGGTTGTTGCCGTTGGCGATCATCCTGATCGTGCCGTTGTGCTTGCTGTTCGCATTGGTCGGCGTCTGGTTCCGCGATATGGACAACAACATCCTCACCCAGATCGGCTTTATCGTATTGATTGGATTGGCGTGTAAAAACGCGATTCTGATCGTCGAATTTGCCAAGGCGGAAGAGGATGCGGGCAAGGATCGTTTCGAAGCCGCGGTCGCCGCCTGCCGGTTGCGTTTGCGTCCGATTCTCATGACCGCGTTTTCGTTTATCCTGGGTGTTGTGCCGTTGTTGATTGCAACCGGTGCTGGTTACGAAATGCGCCGTGTGCTCGGAACCGCCGTCTTCGGCGGGATGTTGGGCGTGACGCTGTTTGGTCTGTTTTTGACTCCAGTCTTCTACGTTCTGCTGCGTCGGTTTGGCAGGAAACGGGTGGCTGAAACCACTTGA
- a CDS encoding DUF1559 family PulG-like putative transporter, with product MFSSYRTPRPTRGFTLVELLVVIAIIGVLVGLLLPAVQQAREAARRFSCKNNLKQLALGLHNYESTFGLLAPGYLHKFDATGAGANQMGAAWGCLILPQIEQQNLHDQFDFNIPMFDVRNRLPREESLPVFLCPSDPFSEGNFVVRDDSASPIEQYAAGSYAANWGPSTEAVDLDDTPLQSRGVFYRNSATRFRDITDGVSNTLFLGERTNGPLPGTTVGGHAYFETAWSAAVREITELTDDHGHMVLFETQFRPNQLGTDDKGLSAPHAGIGQFVIADGSVRSINETIEEAVYNALGTRGGGEVVGEF from the coding sequence GTGTTTTCCAGTTACCGAACCCCGCGTCCCACACGTGGATTTACCTTAGTTGAACTGTTGGTCGTGATTGCGATCATCGGCGTTTTGGTTGGCTTGTTGTTGCCAGCCGTCCAACAGGCCCGCGAGGCCGCTCGCCGGTTCTCGTGCAAGAACAACCTGAAGCAACTCGCCCTTGGGCTCCACAATTACGAATCAACTTTCGGATTGTTGGCCCCGGGCTATTTGCACAAGTTCGATGCAACCGGCGCCGGCGCCAACCAGATGGGCGCTGCATGGGGCTGTTTGATCTTGCCTCAAATCGAACAACAGAACCTTCACGATCAGTTCGATTTCAACATTCCGATGTTTGATGTTCGCAACCGTCTTCCCCGGGAAGAGTCGCTTCCCGTTTTCTTGTGTCCATCGGATCCATTCTCCGAAGGCAACTTTGTCGTTCGCGACGACAGCGCGTCGCCAATCGAACAGTATGCGGCGGGCAGCTACGCCGCGAACTGGGGCCCTTCCACCGAAGCGGTCGACCTCGACGATACGCCCTTGCAAAGTCGGGGCGTCTTCTATCGAAACAGTGCGACCCGGTTTCGCGATATCACCGATGGTGTCTCGAACACGCTGTTCTTAGGCGAACGGACGAACGGTCCGTTGCCCGGCACCACCGTGGGCGGACACGCATACTTCGAAACCGCTTGGTCGGCCGCGGTCCGTGAAATCACCGAACTGACCGACGACCATGGGCACATGGTTCTGTTTGAAACGCAGTTCCGTCCCAACCAGCTCGGCACCGATGACAAAGGGTTGTCAGCCCCTCATGCCGGGATCGGCCAGTTTGTGATCGCCGATGGTTCGGTCCGATCGATCAATGAAACGATCGAGGAAGCTGTCTACAACGCCTTGGGAACACGCGGCGGTGGCGAAGTGGTCGGAGAGTTTTGA